The Sinorhizobium fredii genome contains the following window.
TCAATGCCGGAGGCCGAGCCGTTTGCGCCGACACCGATTGCCTCCGGCCGGACGCCGATCACAATCTCCGAAGATCCAGCCGATCCCCTGAAGTCGAATTCGATCGGGCAGGTATCGCCCCGAAATCGGCCGTTCAAGACCTTCCCCGCAATGAAGTTCATTGGCGGCGAACCGACAAAGTCGGCGACACGCATCGTTCTTGGCTGGTCGTAGATCTGTGAGGGCGTTCCCTGCTGTTCCACCTGTCCGTTATGCATCAAGACAAGTTGGGTGGCCAACGTCATGGCCTCGACCTGGTCGTGCGTCACATAGACGATCGTCGTTCCGAGGATACCGTGCAGTCGCTTGATCTCGTGGCGCATCTCGGATCTCAGCCGCGCATCGAGATTGGAGAGCGGTTCATCGAACAGGAAGAGCTTTGGTTTGCGCACCAGTGCCCGACCGATGGCCACGCGCTGACGCTGGCCGCCGGAGAGTTGAGCGGGCTTGCGCTCGAGCAAACTCTCGATGCGAAGCAACTTTGCCACTTCCGCCACTGCCTTTTCCCGGTCGGCGCGTGGCACGTTGCGCATTTCCAGGGGGAACGCGATGTTACGGGCCACAGACAGGTTTGGGTAAAGGGCGTAGGACTGGAACACCATGGCGATGTCGCGATCCTTGGGATGGACGCCGACGATGGATTTGTCATCCAGTCGCACGTCGCCCGAGGTCGGCTCGGCTAGCCCGGCGATGATGCTGAGCAGCGTCGACTTTCCGCATCCGGAAGATCCGAGCAGCACCAGGAACCCACCATCGTCAAGAGCGATGTCAACGCCCTTGAGAACCTGTAGGGTTCCGTACTCCTTCTTGATCTGGCTAATCGTTAGAGCTCCCATTGATCCTCCCGAAGCGGATTGTGGCTGTAGGCGTTTGGGCTCATCCCTTCACTCCGCCCTGGGTGAGCCCGGAGATCAGTGCCTTTTGCAGGACGAGACCGATGAAGACCGGCGGAAGGGCAGCGATGACGCCGGCTGCGGCGATGGCCCCATAATTTGTCTCTCTCCCACCGGAAATTTCTGCGATCGCAACCGTGACGGTCTTTGCCTGGACGCCTGACGTGAAGAGAAGGGCGTAAAAGAACTCGTCCCAGGCGAGCAAGAGCGCGAAGATGGCCGCCGTTGAGATGATCGGCGCGATCAGCGGAATGCTGATCAGCCTCAGCATCTGATCAAGCCTGGCCCCATCCATCGAGGCGGCGCTCTCGATTTCTCCCGGCAGCGCATCGAAGCCGGACTTGATCAGCCAGGTGGTGAATGGCGCCAGGATCGCGAGATAGATCGCGGCAAGCCCCAGAACCGAATTGAGCATTCCGAGGCGGGCGAGCACCATATAGAGAGGGACGGCTAAAGCCACGGGCGGCAGCATATAGAGCAACACCACCACGCTGAGCGACCACCCCATGGACCGTACCCGCGACACCACCCATGCGGCAGGAACGGCGACGATGAGCGCCAGCAGCGTCGCGGCGCCGGAGGCGCGAATGCTGTTGAACAGCGCCGAGAGGAAATCGCGTCCCTTGCCGCCGGTATAGTCGAGCAGCTGATGGTAGTTGGAGAAGTCCACCTCGGAGGGCCACCACCGAAGCGGCTTCTGCGATAGAGCCTCTGCGGGCGAGATGCTCATGATGACCAGCCAGATAAACGGCGCAACGACGATCAGAAAGACGACGTTGGCCGCGAGGTAGGTCAGGACGGTGGCTAGGGTCGATCGCCGCTCCATTACTTCATCTCCTCGGTGCGCCGCACAAGGCGGGCGTAGAACACGGCAAGCATGGTGATGATCAGCGTGACGATCAGGGCCAGCGACGCGCCTGAGCCGGCCCGCTGGAAGGCGAATGCTTCCTGATAGACCAGGAGCGACAGCGTGCGGGTGGCGTTCGCCGGTCCGCCTCGGGTCAGCACCCAGACGATGTCGAAGACCTTGAAAGCTTCGATTGTTCTGAGAACGACGGCGACCATCAATGGCCCGGCGAGATAGGGCAGGGTGACGTAGCGGAAGCGCCTGATGACGCCGGCGCCGTCGATCAGCGCGGCTGCCTGAATATCGCGAGGGACCGCCTGGAGTGCTGCGAGCGAGATCAGCGCGACGAGCGAGAAGTTCTTCCAGACGTCGGCGACGATGATCGCCCAGATCGCCGAGTCCGGCTGGCCCAGCCACGACTGGTAGCTGTCGAGGATGCCAAGCTGCGTCAGAGCTGCGTTGAGCGCGCCGTATTCAGGATTGTAGATCAGCCGCCACAACATGGCGTTGACCACTGTCGGCAGTGCCCAGGGCAAGATCATCACGGCGCGCAAAAATGTCCGGCCGACAAAGTGCTGCTGCAGCAACAGTGCCGTGAGCACCCCGAGCACGATCTCGGCGCTGACCGAGACGACGGTGAAGATCGCTGTTGTCGTCAAGGCGTGGAGAAAATCGGAGCGCGACAGAAGCTTGGCGAAGTTGTCGAGACCGACGAAATTGCCGGTGCTGCCGATCAGCCGGGCGTCCGTCAGCGACAGCCGGATGGTATCGACCAAGGGGTAACCGATCACAGCCGCCATCACAATCATGAGCGGCAGGGCCAACAGCCATGCTTGGCGGGGAATCCAGGCGGTATTCAAGTTCGGTCCACCCTAAACAAAGTTCAAACGGATAAAGGCTCGAAGGGATGGCGCAGCAGGGCCGCGCCATCCCCCCGGGAGGGCGGACCGCTATTGCAGTCCGCGTCTTACACCCTCGATTTCCAGCGGCGCTGACCTGCCCCCACGCGCCAGATCAAGCCTCGCCAGGTCACGGGGTGTAAGGTAGCGGCGCGCGGCAGGCTGCCTGAGCACTTCTGAAGCAAGGGCGGTCGCCAGATGCGCCGATGCGACCCAATCGAGCCCGCGGGAAAGGCCCAGGGCCAGCCCCGCATTGAAGCTGTCGCCAGCGCCCGTCGTGTCAGGCGCCTCCACGGGGTCAGGGCGGATTGCGGCAGGCGTGCCGCCGCCCGTGTCGGCGACAAGGCAGCCCTTTGCCCCGGTTTTGACGACGATGCAGCCATCGAAGCGGCGCCTTAGCCTTGCCAATGCATCGCCCACGTCGGTGCAGCCCGTCAAAGCGAGAAGCTCCGCCTCGTTGGGCAGGAAGCAGTCGCATTCCTCGAGAATCGAGCACAGCATCTCGCGCACCGCATCGGACCAGCCAAACTGGTCCGAGCCGGGATCGAAAAGGACGATACTGCCATTTCGGCGAGCCCGGCTGGCGAGCCCGGCAATGTCGGCCTGTAAGGCCGGTGTCGTGAAAAAGCCGGTCAGCAGCGTAATTTCAGCCGTGAGCGCCTCGTCGGCCAAATCGTATTTCGAAAAGGCCTCCATGTGTCCGCGTGAGGTCAGGAAGGAGCGCTCCCGCTCGGCAGCCTCGAGCGCGACCGTGATACTCGTCGGCAGCTCGACCTCGCGGATGTCGGAGGTCTCAACGCCAACCTCCGCAAGCATCGAGCGGATGACCGCGCCGATCGGATCTCGACCGAGCGTGCCGAACAGGCGAACCGGAGCTCCGGCGGCCGCCAGCACCATCCCGGTGACACCCCCGCTACCGCCCGGCCGAAAGCTGACATCGTCGACGAACCTTTCCTCGCCCGGCGGAGGCAAGGCCGCTACTGGCCGCAGCACGAGGTCAGCCTGGACGTTGCCGATCACCGCCACCGTTCTTGACTGGTCTCGCATCACTTTTACGCGCTTTTCCGCTGATCAGGCTCTTCGCGAGCCGTGAGCGCGTTGACCGTTTCGACGATCTCCAGCGCCTTGAGACCATCGCGCGCGTTGGGCTCGACGGCGCTTCCCTCAAGAATTGCCGCAGCGAAGGCCTCGACTTGCAGCTTGTAGGCGTCGGTGTCGCCGTAGATCGGCTCCTCATAGCTGGATTGTTCGGAACGGAAGATGCGCACGCGGCTTGCCGCCCGGGAGAATGGGAAAGGTATCTCGGCGCTGATATGCCCCTTGCTGCCGTAGATCTGGAAGCCCTCGGTCCATTCGGCATGAACGCTGGCGGTAATCTCGAAAGAGGCGGCGGCGCCGGCATCCGTGGTCGCGATGCCGTGCCAGGAGTGATCAACGCCGTCAACGGCCATGGTCGCGGCCGACACCGTGAGCTCGCCGAGCAGGAAGCGCATCAGGTCGAACGTATGGATGCCATGGGTCGCCAGAAGGTGGGTCTTGCGGTTAGCCGCCTTGAGCGCCGTTTCCCGGTTGCGAACGTCCTGGTCGACAAGCATCGCAGGAAACAGCGTGGCTTCGATCGGTGGACGCAGTTCGGACATGACCCGATACCAGCAGCGCGCACTCAGGATGCGGCCAATCCCGCCCTCGGCGATAACCTGCTGCGCCCGCGCAATGCCGGGATCAAACCGCTTCATGCTGCCGACCTGCAATTGGAGCCCCGTCTTGCCCAGAACCTCGATCAGCGTCTTCGCTTCCGCAGCGGTCACGGCGACCGGCTTTTCGACAAGCACATGCCTGCCCGCCTGAAGTGCGGCGATTGATACCGGCACGTGGAAGCGGTCCGGAATGGCAATCAGCACCGCGTCGATGTCGGCGTTTAGAAACTCCTGCTGGTCGGTGTAAGCCGGAACACCGAGCCGCAAGCCCGCGCCCTTGGCCAGCAACCCACTTGGATCGAACACCGCCGCCAGCTCCACGTTCCTGGCCTTCTGAACGGCCGGAAAATGCGCCGCCTGGGCGATACGCCCGCAGCCGATCACGCCGAGTTTCAGCTTCTCTTTTGTCACTTCGTCTCTCCGGAACGATTGATCGAACTTGTCCGGGACTATGAAGCATGCGCGATATCGTGCAGTCAAGTGGGAAATGCACGATAGTGTGCAGTTTTTCCGAAGGCAGGAAGCCGGCAGATGGGCATCAGCAAGCGAGATCAGGCGCGAAAAGATTACGAGGGCGGCGGATGCAAGGCTCAAAAGGTCCAAGTCTTACGTCCGGCAGGCGAGAGTTCCCTTGAAGATGACGCGCCGGTCCGATCCGCGGACATCGCGATCCACGGGGCGAAGAATCACGGACGCTCCAGGTGTCGACACCCTCGACGGAAGATGGCGTAACTAGCGGCGCCCTCGCGTAGGATGGAATTCTGACCGTTGGTCGCAGAGTGGGTGGGGAGAGTGAACGTCGACCCGTATATGGGTTGAAATCTAACGCCAGTTAGACCTCGACGATCTTCAGTTTCTTGCCAAATGCCCTTCGCTGTTCTGGCGTGACGCGGCTATCAGTGATAATTTGCGAGAGTTCTTCGATGCCGCAGACCCTTGCGAAGGATCTTTTCCCCAACTTGGAACTGTCGGCGACCAGGACTGCGCAGTCGGCTGCCCGGATCATCGCCTGTTTCACCGGAACTTCGATGACATTGACGTTGCTTACACCAAGTTCCACATCCACCGCCTCCGCTCCGATGAAGGCAATATCAACGTGAATCTTGCTGATGTAGTCGACGGTGTTTGGACCGACCAGCGTGTAAACTGTATTGACCTGAACGCCACCCGTGACATGCAGGTTGATGTTGCTGCTGTCCGAGAGCAGCAGAGCAATCTGGAGATCATTCGTGATGACGGTCAGGTTCTGCTTCGATTTGAGGCTATTGGCCACATGCCACGTGGTTGAGCCGCTGTCGACAAGAACGGTCTGGCCATCCTTGATCAAGCTCGCTGCGTACTCACCAAGATGGCTCTTGGCCGATGACCGAAACTGCCGCCGCGGCTCATAGGGATAGTCGAAGCTTCCCTTGCTCTCGGCCGGAAGGAAACCTCCCTGTGTGCGAAGGACCAGTCCATCTGCTTCCAACCGGGCGAGATCGCGTCTGATCGTCGAGCTGTCGACGCCAAATTCATCCTCGATCACCTTAGAGGGCACATAGCCGGTCTTGCGTGCGCGCTCGACCATCATGCGGCGCCTCTCGGAAGCGTTAGTCATAGGGGCTCTCTTCGAATCCTTTTGCACGTTTTCGTGTATCCAGCAGCATTTGTCCATAATGGCACGCCGTCAAGCGCGCAATGGCTGCCACAATGCGATCACGGCCGTTCCATTGAGGAGATGGGCCGTCGCCGCTCGGGTACTTCCCGTGCCGGGTCAAGGTGAGACGCCGCTCAGGCCTGAGGGCGACTAGCATGCTGTTTGGGCACGTCGCATTCGACCAATTGCAGGAATCGTTGGTTGCGA
Protein-coding sequences here:
- a CDS encoding carbohydrate kinase family protein; this encodes MRDQSRTVAVIGNVQADLVLRPVAALPPPGEERFVDDVSFRPGGSGGVTGMVLAAAGAPVRLFGTLGRDPIGAVIRSMLAEVGVETSDIREVELPTSITVALEAAERERSFLTSRGHMEAFSKYDLADEALTAEITLLTGFFTTPALQADIAGLASRARRNGSIVLFDPGSDQFGWSDAVREMLCSILEECDCFLPNEAELLALTGCTDVGDALARLRRRFDGCIVVKTGAKGCLVADTGGGTPAAIRPDPVEAPDTTGAGDSFNAGLALGLSRGLDWVASAHLATALASEVLRQPAARRYLTPRDLARLDLARGGRSAPLEIEGVRRGLQ
- a CDS encoding carbohydrate ABC transporter permease; translated protein: MIVMAAVIGYPLVDTIRLSLTDARLIGSTGNFVGLDNFAKLLSRSDFLHALTTTAIFTVVSVSAEIVLGVLTALLLQQHFVGRTFLRAVMILPWALPTVVNAMLWRLIYNPEYGALNAALTQLGILDSYQSWLGQPDSAIWAIIVADVWKNFSLVALISLAALQAVPRDIQAAALIDGAGVIRRFRYVTLPYLAGPLMVAVVLRTIEAFKVFDIVWVLTRGGPANATRTLSLLVYQEAFAFQRAGSGASLALIVTLIITMLAVFYARLVRRTEEMK
- a CDS encoding DeoR/GlpR family DNA-binding transcription regulator, whose amino-acid sequence is MMVERARKTGYVPSKVIEDEFGVDSSTIRRDLARLEADGLVLRTQGGFLPAESKGSFDYPYEPRRQFRSSAKSHLGEYAASLIKDGQTVLVDSGSTTWHVANSLKSKQNLTVITNDLQIALLLSDSSNINLHVTGGVQVNTVYTLVGPNTVDYISKIHVDIAFIGAEAVDVELGVSNVNVIEVPVKQAMIRAADCAVLVADSSKLGKRSFARVCGIEELSQIITDSRVTPEQRRAFGKKLKIVEV
- a CDS encoding carbohydrate ABC transporter permease, whose protein sequence is MERRSTLATVLTYLAANVVFLIVVAPFIWLVIMSISPAEALSQKPLRWWPSEVDFSNYHQLLDYTGGKGRDFLSALFNSIRASGAATLLALIVAVPAAWVVSRVRSMGWSLSVVVLLYMLPPVALAVPLYMVLARLGMLNSVLGLAAIYLAILAPFTTWLIKSGFDALPGEIESAASMDGARLDQMLRLISIPLIAPIISTAAIFALLLAWDEFFYALLFTSGVQAKTVTVAIAEISGGRETNYGAIAAAGVIAALPPVFIGLVLQKALISGLTQGGVKG
- a CDS encoding Gfo/Idh/MocA family protein, whose protein sequence is MTKEKLKLGVIGCGRIAQAAHFPAVQKARNVELAAVFDPSGLLAKGAGLRLGVPAYTDQQEFLNADIDAVLIAIPDRFHVPVSIAALQAGRHVLVEKPVAVTAAEAKTLIEVLGKTGLQLQVGSMKRFDPGIARAQQVIAEGGIGRILSARCWYRVMSELRPPIEATLFPAMLVDQDVRNRETALKAANRKTHLLATHGIHTFDLMRFLLGELTVSAATMAVDGVDHSWHGIATTDAGAAASFEITASVHAEWTEGFQIYGSKGHISAEIPFPFSRAASRVRIFRSEQSSYEEPIYGDTDAYKLQVEAFAAAILEGSAVEPNARDGLKALEIVETVNALTAREEPDQRKSA
- a CDS encoding ABC transporter ATP-binding protein, whose product is MGALTISQIKKEYGTLQVLKGVDIALDDGGFLVLLGSSGCGKSTLLSIIAGLAEPTSGDVRLDDKSIVGVHPKDRDIAMVFQSYALYPNLSVARNIAFPLEMRNVPRADREKAVAEVAKLLRIESLLERKPAQLSGGQRQRVAIGRALVRKPKLFLFDEPLSNLDARLRSEMRHEIKRLHGILGTTIVYVTHDQVEAMTLATQLVLMHNGQVEQQGTPSQIYDQPRTMRVADFVGSPPMNFIAGKVLNGRFRGDTCPIEFDFRGSAGSSEIVIGVRPEAIGVGANGSASGIEIEANVNLVELTGPEQLISTRVGGQDLILTAPASIDVKPGQMVRLSIAPQGLHFFEASQGLRL